A DNA window from Hordeum vulgare subsp. vulgare chromosome 1H, MorexV3_pseudomolecules_assembly, whole genome shotgun sequence contains the following coding sequences:
- the LOC123429876 gene encoding E3 ubiquitin-protein ligase AIRP2-like produces MRRFQESVKALEADIEHANALASEFLRDYDGSFIQMRMAYSAVAHVLVQWTDCRLASALGLLKIMIYKMYAEDRTTTLPSWEREASIREFYGIIFPSLLQLPSGITELDDRKQRRLCIDKFKRRDGDFSQVDLEREVECGICLEVNAKIVLPDCTHSLCLRCFEEWNAKSKSCPFCRACLQKVKPSSLWVYTDKRDVVDMDALTRENIRRLFMYINKLPLVVLHVVDLDIYEYHSK; encoded by the exons ATGCGGAGGTTCCAGGAGTCCGTCAAGGCCCTCGAGGCCGACATCGAGCACGCCAATGCGCT GGCGTCCGAGTTCCTGAGGGACTACGACGGGTCGTTCATCCAGATGCGGATGGCCTACAGCGCCGTCGCGCATGTCCTCGTCCAGTGGACCGACTGCAGACTCGCCAGCGCGCTCGGCCTCCTCAAGATTATGATTTACAAG ATGTACGCGGAGGATCGCACCACGACCCTGCCAAGTTGGGAGAGGGAGGCCAGCATCAGAGAATTCTACG GTATTATATTCCCGTCGTTGCTTCAGCTGCCAAGCGGGATCACTGAACTGGACGACAGGAAGCAAAGGAGGCTGTGCATCGACAAGTTCAAGAGAAGGGATGGCGATTTCTCTCAGGTGGATTTGGAGAGGGAGGTCGAGTGCGGGATTTGTCTCGAGGTGAACGCTAAAATCGTGCTACCCGACTGTACGCACTCCTTGTGCTTGAGGTGCTTCGAAGAATG GAATGCTAAATCAAAGTCGTGCCCCTTTTGCCGCGCCTGTCTCCAGAAGGTGAAGCCGAGCAGTCTGTGGGTGTACACCGATAAACGTGATGTTGTAGACATGGATGCGTTGACTAGGGAAAACATTAGGAGACTGTTTATGTACATAAATAAGCTACCACTTGTAGTCCTCCATGTTGTTGACCTTGACATTTATGAGTACCATAGCAAATAG